A single genomic interval of Rhizobium leguminosarum bv. trifolii WSM1325 harbors:
- a CDS encoding extracellular solute-binding protein family 1 (PFAM: extracellular solute-binding protein family 1~KEGG: rec:RHECIAT_CH0003983 probable sugar ABC transporter, substrate-binding protein) — MNKFLSSAAVAVVMMAGLSAAHAADVKEVQMLHWWTSGGEAAALNVLKQDLSKEGFAWKDVPVAGGGGDAAMTALKAMVAAGTYPTASQMLGYTVLDYAQAGVMGDLTETAKKEGWDKSVPAALQKFSVYDGKWVAAPVNVHSVNWLWINKAVMDKIGGTQPKTFDELIALLDKAKAAGVIPLALGGQNWQEATMFDSIVLSTGGPEFYKKAFNDLDEESLKSDTMKKSFDNLATIIKYVDPNFSGRDWNLATAMVIKGDALVQVMGDWAKGEFVAAKKTPDTDFLCYRFPGTDGSVVYNSDMFGMFNVPDDRKAAQVALATATLSKSFQSAFNVVKGSVPARTDVPDTDFDACGKKGIADLKAANEGGTLFGSLAQGYGAPPAIANAYKDVVSKFVHGQIKTSDEAVKQLVQAIDDAR, encoded by the coding sequence ATGAACAAGTTTTTGAGCTCGGCAGCTGTTGCTGTCGTGATGATGGCTGGCCTCAGTGCTGCCCACGCAGCCGACGTCAAGGAAGTGCAGATGCTGCACTGGTGGACATCGGGCGGCGAGGCGGCGGCACTGAACGTTCTGAAGCAGGATCTTTCGAAGGAAGGTTTTGCCTGGAAGGATGTGCCGGTTGCCGGCGGTGGCGGCGATGCGGCGATGACGGCGCTGAAGGCGATGGTTGCGGCCGGCACCTATCCGACAGCCTCGCAGATGCTGGGCTATACCGTGCTCGATTATGCTCAGGCCGGGGTCATGGGCGATCTGACGGAGACGGCGAAGAAGGAAGGCTGGGACAAGTCGGTTCCGGCAGCGCTGCAGAAGTTCTCGGTCTATGACGGCAAGTGGGTCGCAGCCCCCGTCAACGTCCACTCGGTCAACTGGCTGTGGATCAACAAGGCTGTGATGGACAAGATCGGCGGCACCCAGCCGAAGACCTTCGACGAGCTGATCGCCCTGCTCGACAAGGCGAAGGCCGCAGGCGTCATCCCGCTGGCTCTCGGCGGCCAGAACTGGCAGGAGGCGACGATGTTCGATTCCATCGTGCTGTCGACCGGCGGGCCGGAGTTCTACAAGAAGGCCTTCAACGACCTCGACGAGGAATCGCTGAAGTCCGACACGATGAAGAAGTCGTTCGACAATCTGGCGACGATCATCAAATATGTCGACCCGAACTTCTCGGGCCGCGACTGGAACCTGGCAACCGCCATGGTCATCAAGGGTGACGCGCTAGTGCAGGTGATGGGCGACTGGGCCAAGGGCGAATTCGTCGCCGCCAAGAAGACGCCGGATACCGACTTCCTGTGCTACCGCTTCCCCGGCACCGACGGCAGCGTCGTCTACAACTCCGACATGTTCGGCATGTTCAACGTTCCCGACGACCGCAAGGCGGCCCAGGTGGCGCTGGCGACCGCAACGCTGTCGAAGAGCTTCCAGTCGGCCTTCAACGTCGTCAAGGGTTCGGTGCCGGCTCGTACCGACGTTCCCGATACCGACTTCGATGCTTGCGGCAAGAAGGGCATCGCCGACCTGAAGGCAGCCAACGAAGGCGGCACGCTGTTCGGCTCGCTGGCACAGGGCTACGGCGCTCCTCCGGCGATCGCCAATGCCTACAAGGATGTCGTCTCGAAGTTCGTCCACGGCCAGATCAAGACCTCCGACGAAGCCGTCAAGCAGCTCGTCCAGGCGATCGACGACGCCCGCTGA
- a CDS encoding exsB protein (TIGRFAM: exsB protein~PFAM: ExsB family protein~KEGG: rec:RHECIAT_CH0003984 succinoglycan biosynthesis transcriptional regulator protein) encodes MKTIVVCSGGLDSVTLAHKVAAEQQLIGLVSFDYGQRHRKELDFAARCASRLAVPYHIIDIASIGGHLSGSALTDNVEVPDGHYAEETMKATVVPNRNAIMLAIAFGLAAAQKADAVAVAVHGGDHFIYPDCRPGFIDAFQHMQNEALDGYANVKLLAPYVDASKAAIVVDGEKHGTPFSETWSCYKGGELHCGRCGTCVERREAFHLAGVPDPTEYEDQDFWRAAVSRYSATEVH; translated from the coding sequence ATGAAAACCATCGTTGTCTGCTCCGGCGGACTGGACTCCGTTACGCTTGCCCACAAGGTAGCAGCGGAACAACAGCTTATCGGTCTCGTATCCTTCGACTACGGCCAACGGCATCGCAAGGAACTCGACTTCGCCGCCAGATGTGCCTCACGCCTCGCCGTTCCCTATCATATTATCGACATCGCCAGCATCGGCGGTCATCTCAGCGGATCGGCCCTGACCGACAATGTCGAGGTTCCGGATGGCCACTACGCCGAGGAGACCATGAAAGCCACCGTCGTGCCCAACCGCAATGCGATCATGCTGGCAATCGCGTTCGGTTTGGCGGCCGCGCAAAAAGCAGATGCCGTTGCCGTCGCTGTGCATGGCGGCGACCACTTCATTTATCCGGACTGCCGGCCGGGCTTCATCGATGCCTTCCAGCATATGCAAAACGAAGCGCTGGACGGTTATGCCAACGTGAAACTGCTTGCACCCTATGTCGACGCTTCCAAAGCGGCGATCGTGGTTGACGGCGAAAAACACGGCACGCCGTTCTCGGAGACCTGGTCCTGCTACAAGGGCGGCGAGCTCCACTGCGGGCGCTGCGGAACCTGCGTGGAACGCCGTGAAGCTTTCCATCTTGCCGGCGTCCCCGATCCCACGGAATACGAAGACCAGGATTTCTGGAGAGCGGCCGTGTCGCGATACTCGGCCACGGAGGTGCATTGA
- a CDS encoding binding-protein-dependent transport systems inner membrane component (PFAM: binding-protein-dependent transport systems inner membrane component~KEGG: rec:RHECIAT_CH0003982 probable sugar ABC transporter, permease protein~SNP /replace=G), with product MSTVATTDPVLTPRQSTGISLRGRLQDALPKIVLAPSFVITIIFVYGFIVWTAYLSFTNSKTFPSYALTGARAYQRLWRWTFESDPPSSWYTSITNMAIFGFLYIGICLALGLFLAILLDQKIRGESVLRPIFLYPMALSFIVTGVAWKWFLDPGLGLEQTLHHFGWTSFHFDWIKNKDFVIYTVVIAGVWQASGFVMAMFLAGLRGIDGEIMKAAQIDGASAFQLYRRIVIPLLRPIFLSAFIVLAHMAIKSYDLVVALTSGGPGGSAWLPSNFMYEYTFKRNEMAVGSASAIIMLMTISAIIVPYLYSELKEKAR from the coding sequence ATGAGCACCGTTGCGACCACCGATCCGGTTCTAACGCCGAGGCAATCGACGGGGATCTCGTTGAGGGGCCGGCTGCAGGATGCGCTGCCGAAGATCGTGCTGGCGCCGAGCTTCGTCATCACCATCATCTTCGTCTACGGCTTCATCGTCTGGACGGCCTATCTGTCGTTCACCAATTCCAAGACATTCCCCTCCTATGCGCTGACCGGAGCACGCGCCTATCAACGGCTGTGGCGCTGGACCTTCGAGAGCGATCCGCCGTCTTCCTGGTATACCTCGATCACCAACATGGCGATCTTCGGCTTCCTCTATATCGGCATCTGCCTGGCGCTCGGTCTGTTCCTCGCCATCCTGCTCGACCAGAAGATCCGCGGTGAGAGCGTGTTGCGGCCGATCTTCCTCTATCCGATGGCGCTCTCCTTCATCGTCACCGGCGTTGCCTGGAAATGGTTCCTCGATCCCGGCCTCGGGCTGGAACAGACGCTGCACCACTTCGGCTGGACGAGCTTCCACTTCGACTGGATCAAGAACAAGGACTTCGTCATCTACACCGTCGTCATTGCCGGCGTCTGGCAGGCGTCGGGCTTCGTCATGGCGATGTTCCTGGCGGGACTGCGCGGTATCGACGGCGAGATCATGAAGGCCGCCCAGATCGATGGCGCGTCTGCCTTCCAGCTCTATCGGCGCATCGTCATTCCGCTGCTGCGGCCGATCTTTCTCTCCGCCTTCATCGTGCTCGCCCATATGGCGATCAAGTCCTATGACCTGGTGGTGGCGCTGACCTCCGGCGGCCCCGGCGGCTCGGCCTGGCTGCCGTCCAACTTCATGTATGAATACACCTTCAAGCGCAACGAGATGGCCGTCGGCTCGGCCAGCGCCATCATCATGCTGATGACGATCTCGGCGATCATCGTTCCCTATCTCTATTCCGAACTGAAGGAGAAGGCGCGATGA
- a CDS encoding 7-cyano-7-deazaguanosine (preQ0) biosynthesis protein QueE (TIGRFAM: 7-cyano-7-deazaguanosine (preQ0) biosynthesis protein QueE~PFAM: Radical SAM domain protein~KEGG: rec:RHECIAT_CH0003986 organic-radical-activating protein) gives MSAGTIRVSEIFGPTIQGEGALIGLPTVFVRTGGCDYRCSWCDSLHAVDSAFRNQWIPMSTEAVWHKVTELSGGKPLTVSLSGGNPAIQPLRPLIELGHSRGYRFALETQGSIAQSWFRDLDVLVVSPKPPSSGMLTDWDQVDNCLQLAAGGPEVALKIVVFDDADYEFAQQAGQRYPQIPLFLQPGNHTPPPPDNDDARIDIDGVMDRMHWLVERVTADQWFEVRVLPQLHVLLWGNKRGV, from the coding sequence GTGAGCGCCGGGACCATTCGCGTCAGCGAGATCTTTGGCCCGACCATACAGGGTGAAGGCGCCTTGATCGGGCTGCCGACGGTGTTCGTGAGGACAGGCGGCTGTGACTACCGGTGTTCCTGGTGCGACAGCCTTCACGCCGTCGATAGCGCCTTCCGGAATCAATGGATTCCCATGTCCACTGAGGCGGTCTGGCATAAGGTCACGGAACTCTCCGGGGGCAAACCACTGACGGTTTCCCTTTCCGGAGGCAATCCGGCGATACAGCCCTTAAGGCCGCTGATCGAGCTTGGCCATTCGCGAGGATATCGTTTTGCCCTGGAAACACAGGGAAGCATAGCCCAGAGCTGGTTTCGCGATCTCGACGTCCTGGTCGTCAGCCCCAAACCGCCATCGAGCGGAATGCTGACGGATTGGGATCAGGTGGATAACTGCCTGCAACTGGCCGCCGGCGGACCGGAGGTCGCATTGAAGATTGTTGTCTTCGACGATGCCGACTACGAATTCGCCCAACAGGCGGGTCAGCGCTATCCCCAAATTCCGTTGTTCCTTCAGCCAGGCAATCATACGCCGCCGCCGCCCGATAACGATGACGCACGCATTGATATCGACGGCGTGATGGATCGGATGCACTGGCTTGTCGAAAGGGTGACGGCCGACCAATGGTTTGAAGTCCGCGTACTGCCGCAATTGCACGTGCTGCTCTGGGGAAACAAGCGAGGCGTATGA
- a CDS encoding binding-protein-dependent transport systems inner membrane component (PFAM: binding-protein-dependent transport systems inner membrane component~KEGG: ret:RHE_CH03707 sugar ABC transporter, permease protein) → MSSVTSPTAISQNSTNTRWIGRTVIYGLLLIFAVLYLMPLFVMLTTSFKTMDEIQNGNMLALPQSPTFDPWIKAWGETCVGLTCAGIKGYFWNSIKMVVPAVAISTIMGALNGYVLTKWRFPGHTLVFGLMLFACFIPFQSVLLPMATILGSLGRFGMTLQNATGWNFGFGNPTVNLVFVHVVYGLGFTTLFFRNFYEAFPTELVRAAQVDGASFFQIFRRIMLPNSLPIIVVTVIYQFTNIWNDFLFASAYAGTGDTMPMTVALNNVVNTSTGVVEYNVNMAAAMIAAVPTLIVYILAGRYFVRGLMAGAVKG, encoded by the coding sequence ATGAGCAGCGTGACCTCTCCGACAGCAATCTCGCAGAACAGCACCAACACCCGCTGGATCGGCCGCACCGTCATCTACGGCCTGCTGCTGATCTTCGCCGTCCTCTACCTGATGCCGCTCTTCGTCATGCTGACGACCTCGTTCAAGACCATGGACGAGATCCAGAACGGCAACATGCTGGCGCTGCCGCAATCGCCGACCTTCGACCCCTGGATCAAGGCCTGGGGCGAGACCTGCGTCGGGCTCACCTGCGCCGGCATCAAGGGCTACTTCTGGAACTCGATCAAGATGGTGGTGCCGGCGGTGGCGATCTCCACCATCATGGGGGCGCTGAACGGCTATGTGCTGACCAAATGGCGCTTTCCCGGCCACACGCTGGTGTTCGGGCTGATGCTGTTTGCCTGCTTCATCCCGTTCCAGTCGGTGCTGCTGCCGATGGCAACGATCCTCGGCAGTCTCGGCCGCTTCGGCATGACGTTGCAGAATGCCACGGGCTGGAACTTCGGCTTCGGCAATCCGACCGTCAATCTGGTCTTCGTGCATGTCGTCTATGGCCTCGGCTTCACGACGCTGTTCTTCCGCAATTTCTACGAGGCCTTTCCGACCGAGCTGGTCAGGGCCGCCCAGGTCGATGGCGCCAGCTTCTTCCAGATCTTCCGCCGCATCATGCTGCCGAACTCGCTGCCGATCATCGTCGTCACGGTGATCTACCAGTTCACCAATATCTGGAACGACTTCCTGTTTGCCTCGGCTTACGCCGGCACCGGTGACACCATGCCGATGACGGTGGCGCTGAACAATGTCGTCAACACCTCGACGGGCGTCGTCGAATACAATGTCAACATGGCGGCGGCGATGATCGCCGCCGTGCCGACGCTCATCGTCTATATCCTCGCCGGCCGCTACTTCGTGCGCGGTCTGATGGCGGGCGCTGTCAAAGGGTAA
- a CDS encoding transcriptional regulator, LacI family (PFAM: periplasmic binding protein/LacI transcriptional regulator~SMART: regulatory protein LacI~KEGG: ret:RHE_CH03710 LacI family transcriptional regulator) — MTEPSRPQRGENLDITHKRGKPTLRTIATIAGLAVTTVSRALSDAPQISLETRQRVHRIAREIGYLPDRAAQRLKTGRTNVIAILLDSHEEVVGFSTSIMYGIAKALKETSYHLVVAPNFLSTTDIEAAEYIIRNHLADGLIFTRTEPLDARVRLLLETGFPFICHGRTEFSTPHPYVDYDNFTFAYEAARRLIAKGRRKVAVILPPKRLTFCQHILHGFMTAVREAGIAYEVPEAVDLDTPADVLRDFIRSRAAAPDAPDGFICPGEVSALAVISGMSDAGRILAVDYDIVAKETSRLLTQLQPKVDTIHEDLTAAGEDLGRMLLQRINNPDAEDLQLLLPPQINFPIG; from the coding sequence GTGACCGAACCGTCCCGGCCGCAGCGCGGCGAAAATCTCGATATAACGCATAAGCGCGGCAAGCCGACCTTGCGAACGATCGCCACGATCGCCGGCCTTGCGGTGACGACGGTGTCACGGGCGCTTTCCGATGCGCCGCAGATTTCACTCGAGACCCGCCAACGGGTGCATCGCATCGCCCGCGAAATCGGCTATCTCCCTGACCGGGCCGCGCAGCGCCTGAAGACAGGCCGCACCAACGTCATCGCCATACTGCTCGATTCGCACGAGGAAGTGGTCGGTTTCAGCACCTCGATCATGTACGGCATCGCCAAGGCGCTGAAGGAGACCTCATACCATCTGGTCGTCGCCCCGAACTTCCTGTCGACGACCGATATCGAGGCCGCCGAATATATCATCCGCAACCACCTCGCCGACGGGCTGATCTTCACGCGCACCGAACCGCTCGATGCGCGCGTCCGCCTGCTGCTCGAAACCGGCTTTCCCTTCATCTGTCATGGCCGCACTGAATTTTCGACGCCGCACCCCTATGTCGACTACGACAATTTCACCTTTGCCTATGAGGCGGCGCGCCGGCTGATCGCCAAAGGCCGCAGAAAGGTGGCGGTGATCCTGCCGCCGAAGCGGCTGACCTTCTGCCAGCATATCCTGCACGGCTTCATGACGGCGGTGCGGGAGGCAGGCATCGCCTATGAGGTTCCCGAGGCGGTCGATCTCGATACACCGGCAGACGTGCTGCGTGACTTCATCCGCAGCCGCGCCGCCGCGCCAGATGCTCCGGATGGCTTCATCTGTCCCGGCGAAGTTTCGGCGCTCGCCGTCATCAGCGGCATGAGCGATGCCGGCCGCATACTGGCGGTCGATTACGATATCGTCGCCAAGGAGACGTCCCGCCTTCTCACCCAGCTGCAGCCGAAGGTCGACACGATCCACGAGGACCTGACGGCGGCCGGCGAGGATTTGGGACGCATGCTGCTGCAGCGCATCAACAATCCGGATGCCGAGGATCTGCAACTCCTGCTGCCGCCGCAGATCAACTTTCCGATCGGTTAG
- a CDS encoding glycoside hydrolase family 2 TIM barrel (PFAM: glycoside hydrolase family 2 TIM barrel; glycoside hydrolase family 2 sugar binding; glycoside hydrolase family 2 immunoglobulin domain protein beta-sandwich~KEGG: rec:RHECIAT_CH0003979 beta-D-galactosidase protein), producing the protein MRSVVSFNEGWSFHEGFGQRLLEAFDAAKSVSLPHTAVELPFSYFDETSYQRAFTYQKVLRWLPEFEGREVSLVFDAAMADSVVYLNGEEIIAYKDGYTPFEARLTGKLVKGENLVTVKIDGSENPDIPPFGGRIDYLTYAGIYRDVWLKVTDPVSIRNLKIETTDVLRPEKSATIRVDIANPEGRSFSATVTATLKQADGTVVATAATETIGSRTTLSFGGLTGIALWDITDPTLYDVTVELRTEHGSDRISTRFGFRTAEFTPEGFLLNGKPLKLRGLNRHQAFPYVGYAAGRSAQERDADIMKTVLKCNIVRTSHYPQSKWFLDRCDAIGLLVFEEIPGWQHIGDADWQQESIENVRRMIERDWNHPSIIIWGVRINESQDNHDFYAKTNRLARELDSTRQTGGVRYLTESELLEDVYTMNDFILGNEELPGANRPRTALRAQQENTGLSHKVPYLITEFNGHMHPTKIYDQEQRQAEHVRRHLEVLNAAHGDPDISGAIGWCMFDYNTHKDFGSGDRICYHGVMDMFREPKFAAYAYISQCDPSEEIVMKPVTFWARGERNIGGVLPLIILTNCDEVELQYGGLSKRIGPDRENYPHLPHPPVVLDHRHFTADELGTWGLEWIDGTFTGYIGGEPVASLTLVADPLPTTLEVVADSSTLKARERDSTRVIIRALDQRGQRLPFLNDSISLKVHGPARIVGPTNVPLQGGTAGFWLEATGFTGEITIEAVSTRFASVTLGVTAA; encoded by the coding sequence ATGCGTTCCGTCGTTTCCTTCAACGAAGGCTGGAGTTTCCATGAGGGCTTCGGCCAGCGTTTGCTCGAAGCTTTCGATGCCGCCAAGTCGGTCAGCCTGCCGCATACCGCCGTCGAACTGCCCTTCAGCTATTTCGACGAGACCAGCTATCAGCGCGCCTTCACCTATCAGAAGGTGCTGCGCTGGCTGCCGGAATTCGAGGGCCGCGAGGTTTCGCTCGTCTTCGATGCCGCCATGGCCGACAGCGTCGTCTATCTGAACGGCGAAGAAATCATTGCCTATAAGGACGGATACACGCCCTTCGAGGCCCGCCTCACCGGCAAGCTCGTCAAGGGCGAGAACCTCGTCACCGTCAAGATCGACGGCAGCGAGAACCCTGACATTCCGCCTTTCGGCGGCCGCATCGATTATCTGACCTATGCCGGCATCTACCGCGATGTCTGGCTGAAGGTCACCGACCCGGTCTCGATCCGCAATCTCAAGATCGAAACCACTGACGTTCTTCGCCCGGAGAAATCGGCGACCATCCGCGTCGACATCGCCAATCCCGAGGGCCGCAGCTTCTCGGCGACCGTCACTGCCACGCTGAAACAGGCCGACGGCACGGTGGTCGCCACTGCCGCGACCGAAACGATCGGCAGCCGCACCACGCTCTCCTTTGGCGGCCTCACCGGCATCGCCCTCTGGGACATCACCGATCCCACGCTCTATGACGTCACCGTCGAGCTCAGGACCGAACACGGCTCCGACCGTATTTCCACCCGGTTCGGCTTCCGCACCGCCGAATTCACGCCGGAAGGTTTCCTCCTCAACGGCAAGCCATTGAAGCTGCGCGGCCTCAACCGCCACCAGGCCTTCCCTTATGTCGGTTATGCCGCCGGCCGCTCTGCCCAGGAGCGTGACGCCGACATCATGAAGACGGTGCTGAAGTGCAATATTGTCCGCACTTCGCATTATCCGCAGTCGAAATGGTTCCTCGATCGATGCGACGCAATCGGCCTGCTGGTTTTCGAGGAGATCCCCGGCTGGCAGCATATCGGCGATGCCGACTGGCAGCAGGAATCGATCGAGAACGTCCGCCGCATGATTGAGCGCGACTGGAACCACCCCTCGATCATCATCTGGGGCGTGCGCATCAACGAATCGCAGGATAATCACGATTTCTACGCCAAGACCAATCGCCTCGCCCGTGAACTCGACAGTACCCGCCAGACCGGCGGCGTGCGTTATCTCACCGAGAGCGAGCTGCTCGAAGACGTCTACACGATGAACGACTTCATCCTCGGCAATGAAGAGCTGCCGGGCGCCAACCGACCGCGCACCGCCCTGCGCGCCCAGCAGGAAAATACCGGACTATCGCACAAGGTGCCGTACCTGATCACCGAGTTCAACGGCCACATGCACCCGACGAAGATCTATGACCAGGAGCAGCGCCAGGCCGAGCATGTGCGCCGGCACCTGGAAGTGCTGAATGCCGCCCATGGCGATCCTGATATCTCCGGCGCCATCGGCTGGTGCATGTTCGATTACAACACCCACAAGGATTTCGGCTCCGGCGACCGCATCTGCTATCACGGCGTGATGGACATGTTCCGCGAGCCGAAATTCGCGGCCTATGCCTATATCAGCCAGTGCGACCCTTCCGAGGAGATCGTCATGAAGCCGGTGACCTTCTGGGCGCGCGGCGAACGCAATATCGGCGGCGTGCTGCCGCTGATCATCCTGACCAATTGCGACGAGGTGGAACTGCAATATGGCGGGCTTTCCAAGCGCATCGGTCCGGATCGCGAGAACTACCCGCATCTGCCGCACCCGCCCGTCGTGCTCGACCATCGGCACTTTACCGCCGATGAGCTCGGCACCTGGGGTCTCGAATGGATCGACGGCACCTTCACCGGCTATATCGGCGGCGAGCCGGTGGCCAGCCTGACGCTGGTGGCCGATCCGTTGCCGACGACTCTGGAAGTCGTTGCCGACAGCTCGACGCTGAAGGCCCGTGAACGCGACAGCACGCGGGTCATCATCCGCGCCCTCGACCAGCGCGGCCAGCGCCTGCCTTTCTTGAACGACAGCATTTCGCTGAAGGTTCACGGCCCGGCTAGGATCGTCGGCCCGACCAATGTCCCGCTGCAGGGCGGCACCGCCGGTTTCTGGCTGGAGGCGACCGGGTTCACCGGCGAGATCACTATCGAAGCGGTTTCCACGCGTTTTGCGTCGGTGACGCTCGGCGTGACGGCTGCCTAG
- a CDS encoding ABC transporter related (PFAM: ABC transporter related; Transport-associated OB domain protein~SMART: AAA ATPase~KEGG: rec:RHECIAT_CH0003980 probable sugar ABC transporter, ATP-binding protein), with the protein MAFLEISGLKKRFGAVDILKGIDLELEKGGFLVLVGPSGCGKSTLLNTIAGLETITSGDIKIDGRDISGLHPSKRDIAMVFQSYALYPNMTVAGNIAFGMEIRGVPKEERARAIAQVSDMLQIGHLLDRKPSQLSGGQRQRVAMGRALVRNPQVFLFDEPLSNLDAKLRVDMRTEIKRLHQRMGTTFVYVTHDQIEAMTLATKIAVLKDGVLQQFGTPAEIYNSPSNIFVADFMGSPAMNLLNATVENGAGGLEVSLERPNAAPLRLPVISGNDGLTAYTGRQVIFGIRPEALTDPDGADRKARSLTEGDCLIEVVEPAGSDTFAVTKLGGKSVVARLRADTGIAPGQNTRLAFNLDKAVFFDPSSQLRIG; encoded by the coding sequence ATGGCCTTCCTCGAAATCTCCGGTCTCAAAAAGCGCTTCGGCGCAGTCGACATTCTCAAGGGGATCGACCTCGAACTCGAAAAGGGCGGCTTTCTCGTGCTGGTCGGCCCATCCGGCTGCGGCAAGTCCACCCTGCTCAACACCATTGCCGGGCTGGAGACGATCACCTCAGGCGATATCAAGATCGACGGGCGCGACATCAGCGGCCTGCATCCCTCCAAGCGCGACATCGCCATGGTGTTCCAGTCCTATGCGCTCTATCCGAACATGACGGTGGCGGGCAACATCGCCTTCGGCATGGAGATCCGCGGTGTGCCGAAGGAGGAGCGCGCCAGGGCGATCGCCCAAGTCTCCGACATGCTGCAGATCGGCCATCTGCTCGACCGCAAGCCGAGCCAGCTCTCCGGCGGCCAGCGCCAGCGTGTCGCCATGGGAAGGGCGCTGGTGCGCAATCCGCAGGTCTTCCTGTTCGACGAACCGCTCTCCAATCTCGACGCCAAGCTGCGCGTCGACATGCGCACCGAGATCAAGCGGCTGCATCAGCGCATGGGCACCACCTTCGTCTATGTCACCCACGACCAGATCGAGGCGATGACGCTGGCGACCAAGATCGCCGTACTGAAGGATGGCGTGCTGCAGCAGTTCGGCACGCCGGCCGAGATCTATAACAGCCCCTCCAACATCTTCGTCGCCGACTTCATGGGCTCGCCGGCGATGAACCTGCTCAACGCCACCGTCGAGAACGGCGCCGGCGGCCTCGAAGTCTCGCTGGAGCGGCCGAATGCCGCCCCGCTCCGACTGCCCGTCATCTCAGGCAATGACGGCCTGACCGCCTATACCGGCAGACAGGTGATCTTCGGCATCCGGCCGGAGGCCTTGACCGATCCCGATGGCGCCGACCGCAAGGCGCGCTCGCTGACCGAGGGCGATTGCCTGATCGAGGTGGTCGAACCGGCCGGCTCCGATACCTTCGCCGTCACCAAGCTCGGCGGTAAATCCGTCGTCGCCCGCCTGCGCGCCGATACCGGCATCGCGCCAGGACAAAACACCCGCCTCGCATTCAATCTCGATAAGGCCGTCTTCTTCGATCCCAGTAGCCAGCTCAGGATCGGGTGA
- a CDS encoding 6-pyruvoyl tetrahydropterin synthase and hypothetical protein (PFAM: 6-pyruvoyl tetrahydropterin synthase and hypothetical protein~KEGG: ret:RHE_CH03712 6-pyruvoyl tetrahydropterin synthase protein), protein MYRITKEFHLSASHQLDHLPADHQCARLHGHNYVVVVELAAESLNDDGFVRDYHDLSPLKRYIDETFDHRHLNDVFGHSKVTSEFLARHFYDWCKQHFPETSSVRVSETPKTWAEYRP, encoded by the coding sequence ATGTACCGCATCACCAAGGAGTTTCATCTCTCCGCCTCCCATCAATTGGATCACCTGCCTGCCGACCATCAATGTGCTCGGCTCCACGGTCACAACTACGTCGTCGTCGTCGAGCTGGCTGCGGAAAGCCTGAATGATGATGGCTTCGTCCGTGACTATCACGACCTCTCGCCGCTCAAGCGCTACATCGACGAAACTTTCGACCATCGTCACCTGAACGACGTCTTCGGCCATTCAAAAGTCACCTCCGAGTTCCTGGCGAGGCACTTCTACGACTGGTGCAAGCAGCACTTCCCGGAAACATCGTCCGTTCGCGTAAGCGAGACGCCGAAAACCTGGGCGGAGTACAGGCCGTGA